From a region of the Desulfatibacillum aliphaticivorans DSM 15576 genome:
- a CDS encoding SMP-30/gluconolactonase/LRE family protein — MKRLFSLFFTLIFVLTAYFLFWPVPVDPAAWQAPEDLGYTGPFSANNKLAGLEFVNIGPGTGPEAVAVDAEGRIYTGTAQGWIVRLDKDGKNPQNWVNTAGRPLGMAFSPDGNLIVADAVEGLLSIGPDGQVAVLANTAQGVPIAYADDLDAAQDGKIYFTDASVKFNPSTVGDSVDASMLDLIEHGGNGRLLMYDPNTKRASVLVDGLQFANGVAVSHDGMSVLFNETGAYRVMRYWLEGPLKGKVTPVLENLPGFPDNITRGMDGRYWVALVAPRNALLDKLSDQPFARKILVRMPKFIRPKAEHYGHIFAINDQGKVLVDLQDPSGMFPANTSALETPAHILLGSLEAPHMARLDKRQFQGLGVEQ; from the coding sequence ATGAAACGCCTGTTTTCCCTGTTTTTTACTTTGATATTCGTTCTGACCGCCTATTTTCTGTTTTGGCCGGTCCCCGTGGACCCGGCGGCGTGGCAGGCCCCGGAGGACCTGGGCTACACCGGGCCGTTTTCCGCCAACAACAAACTTGCGGGCCTGGAATTCGTGAACATAGGTCCCGGAACCGGGCCCGAAGCCGTGGCCGTGGATGCGGAGGGCCGCATTTACACGGGAACGGCCCAGGGCTGGATTGTGCGTCTGGACAAGGACGGCAAGAATCCCCAAAATTGGGTCAATACCGCCGGCAGGCCCTTGGGCATGGCCTTCTCGCCCGACGGAAATCTGATAGTCGCTGACGCCGTGGAAGGTCTGTTGTCAATCGGGCCGGACGGACAAGTCGCCGTCCTGGCCAATACGGCCCAGGGAGTCCCCATCGCTTACGCGGACGACCTGGACGCCGCCCAGGACGGAAAAATCTATTTTACCGACGCATCCGTCAAGTTCAACCCCTCCACAGTGGGAGACTCCGTGGACGCCAGCATGCTGGACCTCATCGAGCACGGCGGAAACGGCCGTTTGCTCATGTACGATCCAAACACGAAAAGGGCCTCCGTGCTGGTTGACGGGCTTCAGTTCGCCAATGGCGTGGCCGTCTCCCACGACGGCATGTCCGTCCTGTTCAACGAAACCGGCGCATACAGGGTCATGCGCTATTGGCTGGAAGGGCCTCTTAAAGGCAAGGTCACGCCGGTCCTGGAAAACCTACCGGGCTTCCCGGACAACATCACCCGGGGCATGGACGGCCGCTACTGGGTGGCCCTGGTGGCGCCCAGGAACGCCTTGCTGGACAAGCTCTCGGATCAGCCCTTTGCGCGGAAAATCCTCGTTCGCATGCCCAAGTTCATCCGCCCCAAGGCCGAGCATTACGGACATATCTTCGCCATTAACGACCAGGGCAAGGTGCTTGTGGACCTCCAGGACCCCTCCGGTATGTTCCCGGCCAACACCAGCGCCCTGGAAACCCCCGCCCACATACTCCTGGGCAGCCTGGAAGCCCCCCACATGGCAAGGCTGGACAAAAGGCAATTTCAAGGCCTGGGTGTGGAGCAATGA
- a CDS encoding TonB-dependent receptor family protein — translation MKRLNSMKIMIVGALAASLAFGPAYAQEEQPKKLEKMVVSAAKMETSVDKTPTNITVFTREEIEQMPKTTTINELLRQVPGLYIPQYQSGVANDGVYSARGSEPSTTGLRFLVNGIEFNKGNGYTVPTRIPINDIERIEVIKTASAEYGDQAIGGLINVVTRVSNKPLEAKAGVSVGDFNYENYYTVINGTRNKWEYFVDMSFSNSEGYQDEAYYDPENFYTRLAYNIDETSVCEFHGSHMASKGAWPKSLTQAQLDEDPTQSPGGSNEFENDYNLAALAYKKKLGDDELQVKVIGKDEWVWMDYGLDFEFDEWEIFPSVTYNLRHSMGSMKNSILFGVEGRKHELTTQLWTRKNNAKFKKTKHTLREDNSFALYIVDQCSITDALTVTLGGRYDSYEQEQTGRVNPANSVDQSDEAFSPKIGATYTINQYANLFAGFNSGFKSPARVPGAAYSADLDPERTLSYETGVRGFFNSWLSYTVCGFLNQYKDKWVKTGIAATDPYANSGSTETLGFEVSLQADHSCGLFGHVNYTWQEPEYDEFTEAGVTYDGKRFPKIPEQMLGVLLGYENKTAGQFSVTWDYVGERYFDQDNTLLGEDYLLVGAGYEKSFDNWQPGLSVFLSASNLTDENTAVYGSGTPGAESLVPVYGRRIFGGVELKFDFAPQ, via the coding sequence GTGAAAAGGCTCAACAGTATGAAAATCATGATTGTGGGGGCGCTGGCTGCGTCATTGGCCTTTGGCCCGGCCTACGCCCAGGAAGAGCAACCTAAAAAACTGGAGAAGATGGTTGTCTCTGCGGCGAAAATGGAAACCAGCGTGGACAAGACGCCCACGAACATCACGGTGTTTACTCGCGAAGAAATCGAGCAAATGCCCAAGACCACTACCATCAACGAGTTGCTCAGGCAGGTTCCGGGCTTATACATCCCCCAATACCAGTCGGGCGTAGCCAATGACGGAGTTTACAGCGCCAGGGGCTCCGAGCCCTCCACCACGGGCCTCCGTTTTTTGGTTAACGGGATAGAGTTTAACAAGGGCAACGGATACACCGTGCCCACCCGTATTCCCATCAATGACATTGAACGCATCGAAGTCATCAAGACGGCCTCGGCGGAATATGGAGATCAGGCCATAGGAGGGCTCATCAATGTGGTGACCCGGGTTTCGAACAAGCCCCTGGAAGCCAAAGCCGGAGTGTCTGTGGGCGATTTCAATTACGAAAATTATTACACGGTGATCAACGGAACCAGGAACAAATGGGAATATTTTGTGGACATGTCCTTTTCCAACAGCGAGGGATACCAGGACGAAGCCTATTATGACCCTGAAAATTTTTACACCCGCCTGGCCTACAACATTGACGAAACCTCCGTGTGCGAGTTCCACGGCTCCCACATGGCCTCCAAAGGGGCCTGGCCAAAATCATTGACCCAGGCCCAGTTGGATGAAGACCCCACACAAAGCCCGGGAGGCTCCAACGAATTTGAAAACGATTATAACCTGGCGGCGTTGGCGTACAAAAAGAAGTTAGGCGACGACGAACTCCAGGTGAAGGTCATCGGCAAGGATGAATGGGTCTGGATGGATTACGGCCTGGACTTTGAATTCGATGAATGGGAGATCTTTCCCTCGGTCACTTACAACCTGCGCCATTCCATGGGGTCCATGAAAAACAGCATCCTCTTCGGCGTGGAAGGCCGGAAGCACGAACTGACCACCCAATTGTGGACGCGGAAAAACAACGCAAAATTCAAGAAAACCAAGCACACCTTGCGGGAAGACAATTCCTTCGCCCTTTATATCGTGGACCAATGCTCCATTACGGACGCCCTTACGGTCACCTTGGGGGGCCGCTACGACTCCTACGAACAGGAACAGACGGGCCGGGTGAATCCGGCCAACTCCGTGGATCAATCCGACGAGGCCTTCAGCCCCAAAATTGGCGCCACCTACACGATCAACCAGTACGCCAACCTGTTTGCGGGCTTTAACAGCGGCTTCAAAAGCCCGGCCCGCGTGCCTGGAGCCGCGTACTCGGCGGACCTGGACCCGGAAAGGACCCTGTCCTACGAGACCGGCGTGCGCGGATTTTTCAATAGCTGGCTGTCCTATACTGTTTGCGGCTTCCTGAATCAGTACAAGGATAAATGGGTGAAAACGGGCATTGCGGCCACGGACCCTTACGCAAACTCCGGCAGCACGGAGACCCTGGGTTTTGAAGTAAGCCTCCAGGCGGATCATAGCTGCGGCCTGTTCGGACACGTCAATTACACCTGGCAGGAGCCGGAATACGACGAGTTCACCGAAGCCGGAGTGACTTATGACGGCAAGCGCTTCCCCAAAATTCCCGAGCAGATGCTGGGCGTGCTTTTGGGCTACGAAAACAAGACGGCCGGACAATTTTCCGTCACCTGGGACTACGTGGGGGAAAGGTACTTTGACCAGGATAACACCCTCCTGGGCGAGGACTACCTCCTTGTCGGCGCTGGATACGAAAAATCCTTTGACAATTGGCAGCCCGGACTCTCCGTATTCCTCAGCGCCAGCAATCTGACCGACGAAAATACGGCGGTGTACGGCTCCGGAACCCCCGGCGCTGAAAGTCTGGTTCCCGTCTATGGAAGAAGAATTTTCGGGGGCGTGGAGCTCAAGTTCGACTTTGCACCCCAATAA
- a CDS encoding diguanylate cyclase, producing MKKQRVWRIFLINLSLIVVIFLTGILLGFIFRTNQIIHNQIVVTARSHFQNIVLARRWNAQYGGVFVEKAAGIESNPYLENPDIFTVDGKVYTMKNPALMTREISIFAEEAQDFRYHITSLRPLNPDNFANAFETAALISFEKGAKESFETIEKNGRTVFQYMAPLFVEASCLKCHAKQGYKKGEVRGGISVELDVTDIYSQIRANTLIASGLTAAISLSLLSMIWILVSRLARRLTKAYETIEVMSITDELTRLHNRRHFETRLAEEISRSLRYGSPMSLMILDIDHFKRVNDNYGHQAGDWVLTQFATLLKDNVRKADVPARWGGEEFVVILTESTISQARMAAEKVRRNVESAEFNIPDGRSIPVTVSVGVASLDMISGDEMGSEADVLVKTADDALYRAKQEGRNRTVAASSK from the coding sequence ATGAAAAAGCAAAGAGTGTGGAGAATTTTCCTGATCAACCTGAGCCTGATTGTTGTCATTTTTTTGACGGGAATATTATTAGGCTTCATCTTCAGAACCAACCAGATTATCCACAACCAAATAGTTGTTACGGCCAGGTCCCACTTCCAGAACATCGTCCTTGCCAGGAGATGGAACGCTCAGTACGGCGGGGTCTTTGTCGAAAAGGCGGCTGGCATCGAGTCCAATCCTTACCTGGAGAATCCGGACATATTCACCGTGGACGGCAAGGTGTACACCATGAAAAACCCGGCGCTTATGACGCGAGAAATTTCAATTTTCGCGGAAGAGGCCCAGGATTTTCGGTATCATATAACCAGCCTGAGGCCGTTAAACCCAGACAATTTCGCCAATGCTTTTGAGACGGCCGCACTGATCTCCTTTGAGAAAGGCGCCAAGGAGTCATTTGAAACCATTGAAAAAAACGGGCGAACGGTTTTTCAGTATATGGCGCCTTTATTTGTTGAGGCCTCCTGCCTGAAATGTCACGCCAAACAAGGCTACAAGAAAGGCGAGGTGCGCGGCGGCATCAGCGTTGAATTGGACGTAACGGACATTTATTCCCAAATACGGGCCAACACGCTCATTGCATCCGGCCTGACCGCAGCCATTTCCCTGAGCCTGTTGAGCATGATCTGGATTCTTGTGTCCAGGCTGGCCCGGCGCTTAACCAAGGCCTACGAAACCATCGAAGTCATGTCCATTACGGACGAACTCACCCGGTTGCATAACCGCAGGCATTTCGAAACCCGCTTGGCGGAGGAGATCTCGCGCTCGTTGCGTTACGGCTCGCCCATGAGCCTGATGATCCTGGATATCGATCATTTCAAAAGGGTGAACGACAACTACGGGCATCAGGCTGGGGACTGGGTGCTGACCCAGTTCGCCACGCTGTTAAAAGACAATGTACGCAAAGCGGACGTGCCAGCCCGCTGGGGCGGCGAGGAATTTGTGGTGATATTGACGGAGTCCACCATCTCCCAGGCCAGGATGGCTGCAGAGAAAGTCCGCCGGAATGTGGAGTCCGCGGAATTCAACATTCCGGACGGCCGAAGCATTCCCGTCACCGTAAGCGTGGGTGTGGCGTCCCTGGACATGATTTCCGGAGATGAGATGGGAAGTGAAGCCGACGTTCTTGTCAAAACCGCGGACGATGCTTTGTACAGGGCCAAACAGGAAGGCAGAAACAGGACGGTGGCGGCCTCCTCGAAATAG